One genomic region from Haloprofundus salinisoli encodes:
- a CDS encoding HalOD1 output domain-containing protein, whose product MSEAVVFAIAQAEGCSPHELDEPMYNWIDLDALDAVFRLPREEVADDRLLSFRAYGREVTIVDTRDVYVSHPLES is encoded by the coding sequence GTGAGCGAAGCGGTCGTATTTGCCATCGCCCAAGCCGAGGGGTGTTCGCCGCACGAACTCGACGAACCGATGTACAACTGGATAGATCTGGATGCGCTCGACGCCGTGTTCAGACTGCCGAGGGAGGAGGTCGCCGACGACCGACTGCTTTCGTTCCGCGCCTACGGCAGAGAAGTCACCATCGTCGACACTCGGGACGTGTACGTCTCACATCCGCTCGAGAGCTGA